The following are from one region of the Pirellulaceae bacterium genome:
- the tilS gene encoding tRNA lysidine(34) synthetase TilS translates to MTQPADLVAKLLGTWPAHRWRDKRLLVAVSGGADSVALLRAIVELTDNRNLIQVAHFNHGWRGADSDADQQFVGQLSQSLGVEFVTASAANTVQSAERPGRSEESARRQRYRFLIHGAYQWGARYVLAAHTASDRIETMLHNLCRGTGLAGVSTPRLTRPLADELLLVRPLIHCYREQIEEYLQRLGQSYRQDTTNTDEKYRRNFLRQTIMPLLRTAYGPHVDKRLYAFSQIAEQSLVVQQQLAQQYWQQAQHLSQAAISAGRLPPDRRNGICLPSAKLLPVAWPILLQVLQNQWQQRQWPQQSLRRSHWELIRHSWEELSLAPESKGTETPDPQMQADDRPKALDRPGRYARQCEEVHKSAMQMLPGEVKLHTMGDWLILNR, encoded by the coding sequence ATGACACAGCCCGCCGACCTGGTCGCAAAACTGCTCGGCACCTGGCCTGCCCATCGGTGGCGCGATAAGCGTTTGCTGGTGGCTGTTAGTGGCGGCGCTGACAGCGTGGCGTTGTTGCGAGCCATCGTCGAATTGACCGATAATCGCAATCTCATCCAAGTAGCTCACTTTAATCATGGTTGGCGTGGTGCTGACAGCGACGCCGACCAACAATTCGTGGGCCAGTTGAGTCAATCGTTAGGTGTGGAGTTTGTTACGGCTAGCGCCGCGAACACTGTTCAATCAGCCGAGCGACCTGGTCGCTCCGAGGAGTCGGCTCGGCGCCAACGCTATCGGTTCTTGATTCACGGCGCCTATCAGTGGGGAGCGCGGTATGTGTTGGCCGCACATACCGCTTCGGATCGCATTGAGACCATGTTGCACAATCTGTGTCGCGGCACGGGATTGGCCGGAGTCAGCACTCCACGGCTTACTCGACCGTTGGCAGACGAACTGCTGTTGGTCAGGCCTCTGATTCATTGTTATCGCGAACAGATTGAGGAGTATTTGCAGCGGCTAGGGCAATCCTACCGGCAAGACACCACCAATACCGATGAAAAGTATCGGCGCAATTTTCTGCGACAGACTATCATGCCGTTGTTGCGCACAGCTTACGGTCCGCATGTCGATAAGCGATTGTACGCCTTCTCTCAAATTGCCGAGCAGTCATTGGTCGTGCAGCAACAATTGGCCCAGCAATACTGGCAGCAAGCGCAGCACTTATCGCAAGCGGCTATCAGTGCAGGACGGCTACCACCAGATCGACGGAATGGAATTTGTTTGCCCTCGGCAAAACTGTTGCCTGTGGCCTGGCCGATTCTTCTACAGGTTTTACAGAATCAATGGCAACAGAGACAGTGGCCACAGCAATCACTGCGCCGCAGCCACTGGGAACTCATCCGTCACTCTTGGGAAGAGTTGTCATTGGCACCAGAATCAAAAGGTACAGAGACACCAGACCCTCAGATGCAGGCAGACGATCGGCCGAAGGCACTAGATCGACCTGG
- a CDS encoding fatty acid desaturase, which translates to MTLKKLTSARLFCEVMLWIAELWFLHLAFILQASLRNCRDIWVASIVSTKSSVGMMGSTTEQFSIREARGLIKDLATPKPWIYWVDFLASILAGHVAFGLLARLHTWDVAWLQSAVSLWVARSALFTITAICYMRAIMFTHELVHLPTQGFAAFRIAWNLLCGIPLLVPSFLYYPHVEHHRRKHYGTEKDGEYIELSHRHPSNILLFIAAAAVVPAAAFVRFTLMTPLAWFVPGFRRWMEQHASSMIIDIFYLRGDFGVQSRKIMRLQEFACWAWCLGLIAAWASGIMVSTTPVFGYLLAVTLVLMNNIRTLGAHRWTGDGHELSFEQQLLDSLNYPHRAWITELWGPIGTRYHALHHLFPSLPYHNLGSAHRRLMAGLPADSIYRQTERVSLFAEIAALWRRASLESSAGRHAQFDVGIRSAQDRRAA; encoded by the coding sequence GTGACGCTCAAAAAACTCACTTCGGCCAGACTTTTTTGTGAAGTCATGCTGTGGATTGCCGAATTATGGTTTTTGCATTTAGCCTTCATTCTACAGGCAAGTTTGAGGAATTGTCGGGATATCTGGGTTGCGTCAATTGTCAGTACAAAGTCGTCGGTGGGGATGATGGGGAGCACAACCGAACAGTTTTCGATTCGAGAAGCGCGTGGACTAATCAAAGATTTAGCTACGCCCAAGCCCTGGATTTATTGGGTCGATTTTCTGGCCAGCATCTTGGCTGGCCACGTTGCATTTGGATTGCTGGCCCGGTTACATACTTGGGATGTGGCTTGGCTACAATCTGCTGTCTCCCTCTGGGTGGCTCGCAGTGCCTTGTTCACGATTACTGCGATTTGCTACATGCGGGCCATCATGTTTACGCATGAGTTGGTTCACTTGCCTACACAAGGCTTCGCCGCCTTCCGCATTGCTTGGAATCTGCTATGTGGCATACCATTGCTGGTGCCATCATTCTTGTACTATCCACATGTCGAACACCACCGGCGCAAGCACTATGGTACCGAAAAGGATGGCGAGTACATCGAACTGAGTCATCGACATCCGTCAAATATTCTACTGTTCATCGCAGCCGCGGCAGTTGTGCCCGCCGCTGCCTTTGTCCGATTCACACTCATGACGCCGCTGGCTTGGTTCGTTCCGGGTTTCCGACGCTGGATGGAGCAACATGCAAGTAGCATGATTATCGATATATTCTACTTGCGCGGCGACTTTGGTGTGCAGTCACGCAAGATCATGCGCTTGCAAGAGTTCGCCTGCTGGGCTTGGTGTCTGGGGCTGATCGCTGCCTGGGCCAGCGGTATCATGGTTAGCACAACACCGGTGTTCGGATACTTGTTAGCTGTGACGCTGGTACTGATGAACAATATTCGCACTCTGGGGGCGCACCGTTGGACTGGAGATGGGCACGAGCTGAGTTTCGAACAGCAACTGCTGGATAGCCTCAATTATCCGCACCGCGCGTGGATTACTGAGTTGTGGGGGCCGATTGGAACTCGTTATCACGCGCTGCATCACCTCTTCCCGAGTCTTCCTTACCATAATTTGGGCAGTGCGCATCGCCGCTTGATGGCAGGGCTACCCGCTGACTCGATCTACCGGCAAACTGAGCGGGTGTCTTTGTTTGCTGAGATTGCTGCTTTGTGGCGGCGAGCTAGCCTGGAATCTTCCGCAGGGCGCCACGCGCAATTTGATGTCGGAATTCGTTCAGCCCAGGACCGGCGGGCCGCCTAA
- the hemG gene encoding protoporphyrinogen oxidase, whose translation MFKVAVIGGGISGLAAALHLAEQPHVEMRLYESAGRLGGVLESVCDGDYLIERSADNFATLIPDARELSERYGLLPSLIHPNADGRQAFIYKNGSVYPIPAGFSLMQPTRIWSILSTPILSWHGKLRLLSEYWIPPRPANMSGQFDDESLQSFASRRLGKEAFDCLVEPIISGIFTADPQSLSMAATMPQFWEMERSSGGLIRGYLRAKRADSTAAARRASGARYDQFMAPREGMSAWIEGLARHLPENCVRLNCPVTELTTVTSPSLTSSTGASGWQLKTSDGQSLIFDGVILATPASVTARLLHTVAPVAAELVGGIPYASSAVVAMVVNRADIAARVDGFGLVIPSNQHRTALAISYSSNKYPGRVPDDQMLLRVFLGGALRPEIMAQTDRELLSMATTELREILGWRGTQARWQAVIRWPHAMPQYNVGHLARLEQIHQQLAALPTLRLCGAAYQGVGIPQCVRSAQQAANELLGALQLN comes from the coding sequence ATGTTCAAAGTAGCGGTCATCGGTGGAGGCATATCTGGGCTGGCCGCAGCTCTACACCTGGCGGAACAGCCACACGTTGAAATGCGGCTGTATGAATCTGCTGGTCGCCTGGGTGGAGTCTTGGAAAGTGTCTGCGACGGCGACTACCTTATCGAGCGTAGCGCCGACAATTTTGCGACGCTGATTCCCGATGCCCGTGAACTGTCGGAGCGATATGGCCTGCTGCCGTCGCTGATTCACCCCAACGCCGATGGGCGCCAAGCTTTCATCTATAAGAATGGAAGCGTTTACCCGATACCGGCCGGCTTCAGCCTGATGCAACCTACGCGAATATGGTCCATACTTTCGACGCCGATTCTTTCCTGGCACGGCAAGCTGCGACTGCTCAGCGAATACTGGATACCGCCTAGACCGGCCAACATGTCTGGTCAATTCGATGACGAATCGCTGCAATCGTTTGCCTCGCGACGGTTGGGCAAAGAAGCTTTTGACTGTTTGGTGGAACCGATCATCAGCGGTATTTTCACTGCCGACCCACAGTCGCTCAGTATGGCTGCCACCATGCCTCAATTCTGGGAAATGGAGCGCAGCAGCGGTGGACTGATTCGCGGATATTTGCGGGCTAAGCGCGCAGACTCGACGGCAGCAGCTCGTCGTGCCTCAGGCGCGCGCTACGACCAATTCATGGCACCGCGCGAGGGCATGAGCGCCTGGATCGAAGGTCTGGCTCGACACCTACCCGAGAATTGCGTTCGTCTGAATTGCCCTGTCACAGAACTGACCACTGTGACTTCACCTTCCTTAACCAGCTCAACGGGCGCTAGTGGCTGGCAGTTGAAAACCAGCGATGGCCAGAGCCTGATTTTTGACGGTGTGATTTTGGCAACGCCTGCCAGCGTGACTGCCCGGCTACTGCATACAGTAGCCCCCGTTGCGGCGGAATTAGTTGGCGGAATTCCATATGCTTCCAGTGCCGTGGTGGCGATGGTTGTGAACCGGGCTGACATTGCCGCGCGCGTCGATGGATTTGGGCTGGTCATTCCCAGTAACCAACACCGCACAGCGTTGGCCATTAGCTACTCCAGCAACAAGTACCCCGGCCGAGTCCCCGACGATCAAATGTTGCTGCGCGTCTTTCTGGGCGGAGCCCTGCGCCCCGAAATAATGGCCCAGACCGATCGAGAATTGTTGAGCATGGCCACGACTGAACTACGCGAGATACTCGGCTGGCGAGGGACTCAAGCCCGTTGGCAAGCCGTCATTCGTTGGCCTCACGCCATGCCACAGTACAACGTTGGGCATCTGGCGCGACTTGAACAAATTCATCAGCAACTCGCCGCTCTCCCCACCCTACGGCTGTGCGGAGCGGCCTACCAAGGGGTTGGCATTCCGCAATGCGTTCGCAGCGCCCAACAGGCTGCCAACGAGTTGTTGGGCGCGCTGCAATTAAATTGA
- the truB gene encoding tRNA pseudouridine(55) synthase TruB produces the protein MSGAGALFGVLAIDKPAGLTSRDVVNRIQKLTDPVKVGHTGTLDPLATGVLLVAVGPATRLVEFAHLQRKCYEADFVLGQSSPTLDVEGRVTSLPDTPAVDLPDWSRAMQGWIGAIVQTPPRHSAVHVQGQRAYDLARRGIAFDVPSRVVQVYSLEVIGFHYPLVTMAIQCSTGTFVRSLGSDIARSLHSDAVMSRLVRTRIGSTTVDGCEALEQLTDRQAIQRHLRSPLVLLERLPRVVLDDEQCRQIRNGIALNRLQAASVMPPILETGQGVATTDEDLAKLPIAAVDVSGHLVAVLQRASDVLRSCRVFH, from the coding sequence TTGAGTGGTGCAGGAGCGCTGTTCGGAGTGTTGGCCATTGACAAGCCAGCCGGACTTACCAGCCGTGATGTCGTCAATCGTATTCAGAAACTGACAGATCCAGTGAAGGTCGGGCATACCGGGACACTTGATCCCTTAGCCACCGGCGTACTGCTGGTCGCCGTTGGACCCGCGACGCGTCTGGTCGAGTTCGCGCATCTACAGCGCAAGTGTTACGAGGCTGATTTTGTGCTGGGTCAATCAAGCCCGACATTGGACGTGGAGGGCCGGGTTACATCTTTGCCTGACACTCCTGCGGTTGATTTGCCAGACTGGAGTCGGGCCATGCAAGGCTGGATTGGTGCGATTGTGCAAACGCCTCCCCGGCATTCCGCCGTTCATGTTCAGGGACAGCGAGCCTACGATCTGGCCAGACGGGGAATCGCATTTGATGTGCCAAGTCGGGTCGTGCAGGTCTATAGTCTTGAAGTCATTGGTTTCCACTATCCGTTAGTAACGATGGCGATTCAATGCAGTACAGGTACCTTCGTGCGCTCGTTGGGTTCCGACATCGCTCGATCGCTGCATTCTGACGCGGTCATGTCGCGCTTGGTCCGTACGAGAATCGGATCGACAACTGTTGATGGCTGTGAGGCGCTTGAGCAACTGACTGATCGCCAGGCGATCCAGCGACATCTACGATCACCACTGGTGCTGTTGGAGCGATTGCCGAGAGTCGTCTTGGACGATGAACAGTGTCGCCAGATTCGTAACGGCATTGCGTTGAATAGACTACAAGCCGCCTCAGTCATGCCCCCAATCCTCGAAACAGGTCAAGGTGTGGCCACGACCGATGAGGATTTAGCCAAGCTGCCGATAGCTGCCGTGGATGTCTCTGGGCACTTGGTGGCCGTGTTGCAGCGAGCATCGGATGTGCTGCGTTCGTGTCGCGTATTTCATTGA